The genomic DNA TGGTACCCATCATCACGTCAAACAGCGCTCCGGCGTCCGCGGCGTCGCGGGTGATCGGCCCGGACACGGGCAGCCGGGGGGCGTTGGTGGCGGTCACGAGGAAGTCTCCGGCACGGGTGTCCGCCCACCGATCCACCGCTCGGGCGGCCCGGCGGTCCGCGGGAACGACGCCGTAGCCCGGTTTCAGTCCCACCAGTCCACACGCTGAGGCGGGGATCCGGACGCTGCCGCCGGCGTCGGATCCGACGACCCCGGGCAGCATGCCCGCGGCGACCGCCGCCGCGCTACCGCCGCTGGAGCCGCCGGACGTCAGGGCCGGGTTCAGGGGGTTCCGAGAGGGCGGTTCGATGAGATTCTCTGAATAGCAGGAGAGCCCGAACTCCGGGACCGTCGTCTTGCCCAAGCTCACTGCGCCGTGGGCGTGCACTTGATCCACGATCGCGGAGTTGCTGGTGGCCACGGCGGGCTCGAGCGCGGCCGTGCCGCGTGCCGTGGGCGTCCCGGCGACGTCCCAGAGGTCCTTCCACGCCACGGGAACGCCGTGCAGGGCGCCGAGGCTGCGGCGTCGTGCCTCCGGTGCCGTGCGCGCATACGCGCGGTCCAGGGCGGCGGCCGTCCGCATCGCCGCATCCGCGGAGACGTGGACGAAGGCGCCGAGGCTGCGGTTCGTCTCGGCTACGACGTCGAGCGCGGCGGCAGTGACCTCGCGCGCGGACAGTTCGCCGGAGAGCAGGGCCTCACGCACGGAGCGGACCGTGTATTCCTCAAACTGCATAGGTGCTCCCTCGGGGTCGTGGCGCGGTGCGAGCCGCCGGCGGGGCCGCGTCGGGCGCGGGGGTCGGCTGGCTCCTCTGCGAGCGTAAACCTTCGGCGGGTGCGGGCGCACGCACTATAGGCTGGGGGCGCTGCCAGCCCGCCGCGCGGGAGACGACGATTCAGGAGTGTCAGATGAGCCAGTTTGAGACCGTTCAGGTGACCGAGGTGCCCCAGGGTGCCAAGATCCTCGATGTGCGCGAAGGCTACGAGTGGGAGGCCGGCCATGCCACGGAGGCCACCCATATCCCGATGAACGAGGTCCCCGAGCGCCTCGACGATCTGGACCCGGACGAGGACACGTACGTGATTTGCCGGACCGGCGGGCGGTCGGCGCAGGTGGCGGCCTTCTTGACCGGCAACGGTTACACGGCCTTCAACGTGGCCGGCGGCTCCGACGCGTGGCTGGAGGCCGGGCTGCCGATGACCAGCGAGAACGGCGAGGAGCCCACCGTCCGATGATCTACACGTACCTGGGCCCGGCGGGGACCTTCACCGAGTCCGCTCTGCTTCAGATCCCGGGAGCCGCCGACGCCGAGCGCGTGCCGGCGACGAGCGTCAACGATGCGCTGGAGCGCGTGCGCGATGGAGCCGCCGACGCGGCCATGGTGCCGATCGAGAACTCCGTCGAGGGCGGGGTCTCCGCCACGTTGGATGCGATCGCCACGGGCGGCGCGCTGCAGATCGTTGCCGAGGCCCTGGTACCCATCACGTTCGATTTGGTGGTGCGGGAAGGCATCGAGTCTCCCGCGCAGATTCGCATCGTGGCGACGCACGGGCACGCGTGGGCGCAGTGCCGCGGGTGGTCGGAGCTGAATATGCCGGAAGCGGAATTCATTCCGGCGGCGTCGACGGCCGCGGGGGCGCTGGCCGTTCTGGACCCGGAGTCCGGCGTCGACGCCGGTATCTGCTCGCCGCTGGTGGCCCAGGAGCAGCCAGTGACCGTGCTGCGCCGCGGCGTCGAGGACAATACCGGCGCGGTCACGCGCTTCGTCCTCGTGCGCCGTCCCGGGTCGCTGCCGGCGCCGAGCGGGCGGGACAAGACCACCGTCGTGATCCCCTTGCCGGAGGACCGCCCGGGTGGCCTGATGGAAATCTTGGAGCAGTTCGCTGCCCGCGGCGTGAACCTTTCCCGGATCGAGTCGCGCCCCACCGGGGCGGGGCTGGGCAACTACTTCTTCTCCGTCGACACCCACGGGCACATTGATGAGGCCCGCATGGCGGACGCGCTGGCCGGCCTCCACCGGATCAGCCCGGACCTGCGGTTCCTCGGCTCGTACCCGGCCGCGGGTGAGGCGCTGATCGACGTCCCCTCGCCGGCCCGGCACAACACGGACGAGGCGTTCGCCGCCGCGCACGAGTGGATCGAGTCCCTCCGCCGCGGCGGATAGGCCTGGGCCGTCCTAGCAGCGCACGGTCAGCGCGTCAGGCAGGACCTCGACCTCGATCTGGGTGACGGAGCCGTCCGTGTCCCCGTCGAGCTGGGCGGCGATGGGCTCGTCAACACTGAGGCGAACGCGCTGGCACTGGGAGAAACCGATGATGGGGTCCCGGCGGCTGGTGTGGCGCACCATGCCCTTGAGCATGATCCAGCCCCACCCCATGAGGGAGCGCGGGCTCATCACCACCACGTCGAGGGTGCCGTCATCGATCCGTGCGTTGGGCGCTAGCTGCACGCCACCCTGGAGCCGGCCGCAGTTGGCGATCATGACGGACCGCGCCCGCACCTCCTGCTCCGGGCCGTCATCCAGCTGCATCCGCACCGTGCGGCGCGCCCCGCGCATCTGACGGAACCCGGCCTCGGCGTAGGCCAGGGCGCCGATCCGGGCCTTCAGGTCCGAATCGGTGGCGTCCATCATCTCCGCGTCGAACCCGATGCCCGCGATGACCGCGAACTCCTTGGTTTCGGTGCTGCCGTCCTGCCGGCTCAGGCGCACGCGCGCGGCATCGATGCGGCGCACGGAACCGAACAGCGCGCTGGCCAGCCACGCGTCGTCGTCGTCCACGTTGATCTCCAGGTTGCGGGCCAGCAGGTTGCCCGTGCCCAGCGGCAACAAGGCCAGGATCTCCTCGCGGCCCGTCATCACCTCCGCGACGGCGCGCACCGTGCCGTCGCCACCGCCGGCGATCACGGTGGTGCAGCCGTCCTCGAGCGCGGCCCGCGCCATGGCGTATCCCGGATCCTCGGGCGTGGTCCGATAGACCCGTGGCGCCTCCCGCCCCGAATGGGCGCAGGCCCGGTTCAGACGTTCCAAGGCCAACGCCGCCGTCTTCTTGGACGGGTTGATGACCACGCCGATGCGTTCGGTGGCCTGCGGTTCGCCCTCCGCCGGGGCCGCGGCTTCCATGTCCCGCAGACGGGATTTCAGGGCGCGCACGGAGAGGAGGGCGACGACGGCGACGATGACCGCCACACCCACCAATAACAAGGCAAGGATCTCCAGCTGCATAATGCACTCAGACTAGCGGGGTTCGATACGCTGTAGGGGTGATCGACGTAAAAGAACTCGTAGAGAATCCTGACCTGTTCCGTGCCTCGCAACGTGCCCGCGGTGCGGACGAGTCCTTGGTGGAGAGGATCATCGCCGCGGACACCTCCCGGCGCGACTCCATCGCCGCCTTTGAGTCTCTGCGCGCCGAGCAGAAGGCGTTCGGCAAGAAGGTCGCCCAGGCCCAGGGTGATGAGAAGCAGGCGCTCTTGGCCGAGGTCAAGGAGCTGGCCGCGCAGGTCAAGGCCGCCGAGGCCGCCGCAGACGACGCGCAGACGGAGCTGACTACCCTGCAGCGCGCCTTCCCAAACCTCATTGCCGACGGCGTCCCCTCCGGCGGCGAGGACGACTTCACGGTCCTCAAGCACGTCGGCGAGCCGCGCGACTTCGCGGCCGAGGGGTTCGAGCCGCGGGATCACCTGGCGATCGGCGAGCTCATTGGCGCCATTGACATGGAGCGCGGCGCCAAGGTTTCCGGATCGCGCTTTTACTTCCTCAAGGGCGCCGGCGCCCGGCTCGAGCTGGCCCTGATGAACATGGCCCTCGATCTGGCCCTGAAGAACGGCTTCACGCCCATGATGACGCCGACCTTGGTCCGCCCGGAGACCATGCAGGGCACCGGTTTCGATGTGGAGCACGATGACGAGATCTACCGCCTCGAGCGGGACGACCTCTACCTGACGGGTACGTCCGAGGTGGCGTTGGCGGGCTACCACGCGGACGAGATCATCGACCTCTCCGCCGGGCCCACCCGCTACGCCGGTTGGTCCTCCTGCTACCGGCGCGAGGCCGGTTCCGCGGGCAAGGACACCCGCGGCATCATTCGCGTGCACCAGTTCAACAAGCTGGAGATGTTCATCTACACGTCCGTGGACAACGCGGAAGCGGAGCACCAGAACATGCTGGCGTGGGAGGAGCAGATGCTCGCCGCCGTCGAACTGCCGTACCGTGTTATTGACACGGCGGCCGGAGACCTGGGCATGAGCGCCGCCCGCAAGTTTGACTGCGAGGCCTGGGTGCCGACGCAGGGCAAGTACCGCGAGCTGACGTCGACGTCGAACTGCACCACGTTCCAGGCCCGGCGCCTGAACATCCGCGAACGCCAGGTGGGGCCGGACGGCAAGCCAGGGAAGACGCGCGCCGTCGCCACGCTCAACGGCACGCTGGCCACCACCCGCTGGATCGTGGCCATTCTGGAACAGCACCAGAACGCGGACGGATCCGTCACCGTGCCGGCCGCCCTCCGCCCGTACCTCGGCGGCCTGGACGTCCTGCCCGTTCTCTGAACCGCAGGTAAGGCGCCGGTGAACTGTGACGGAGCGTGCGCCCCGGCCGCGAGCCGCGAATCGCGGCCGGGGCGCAGCAGTGGTTGACTGGTGCCATGAGCACCAAGATGATCGGTCTGGACGTTGACGGAACCCTGGTAAACCACCAGGGCCACATGTCTCAGGTGGTCCGCGAGGCCGCCCGCGGAATCGTCGATGCGGGCCACACCGTGGTGATTTCCACGGGCCGGTCCCTCGGCGCCACCCTCCCGATCGTTGAGTTGCTCGGGGTGGAGCGCGGCTACGCGGTCTGCTCCAACGGCGGCGTGACCCTGCGGATCGACACCGCGTTGCCGGACGGGTATGAGGTGATCGACCGGAGGACGTTCGACCCGGCCCCGGCCCTGCGCGCCATCCGCGAATCCCTGCCCACGGCGAAGTACGCGCTGGAGGATGACCAGGGAAATTTCCTCTCCACCGAGCGCTTCCAGGACGCCAGCTTCGGCGTCGAGGCCCAGGGCGTGAGCGTGCACGAGATGATGCGCGCCACCGCCACGCGCCTCGTGGTGTTCTCCACGGATTCCACGGCGGAGGAGTTCGGCCAGGCCGTGCGCAGCATCGGGCTCGAGGGCGTGACCTATTCCGTCGGGTGGACCGCCTGGCTGGACATCGCCGCTCAGGGCGTGAACAAGTCCACCGCGCTCGAGGCGCTGCGTCAGAAGCTGGGCGTCGCCCCCGAGGACACGATCGCCGCGGGCGACGGCCGCAACGACATCGAGATGTTGGAGTGGGCGCACCGCGGCATCGCCATGGGGCAGGCCCCGGAGGAGGTCAAGGCCGCCGCCGACGAGGTGACCGCCCCCGTGGAAGAGGACGGTCTGGCGCTGGTCCTCAATGGCCTGATCGACGACGACGCCCCGGCCCTGCGCTAGCGCCCGGCCCACTCCCGCAGCGCGGCCCGGACGAACTCCGCGCCCTCGGCGCCGCCGTAGTTCGCGGCGAACCGCGGGTCCGCGACGTACATGTCGGCCAGCCCCAGAATGTAGCCCGTGTCCGGTTCGCCTCCGGCTCCCGGTGTCCCCGGGATGCCGGAGAGCCACGCGACGTGGCGGGCCGCCAGCTCTTGGGCTGCCGCGGAGGCCGGGTCCGTGCCCGCTGCCGCGGCAGCCGCCCAGTCCGCTCCGAGCTGGCGCGTGGTCTCCTGCCACGCGGCCTGCTCCTCGCGGCCCATGGACCGCCACCAGCGGTCAGAGTCCTGATAGGCCTGAGCGCCCCAGCGCTCCGTGACCTCGTCCTTGTGTTGCGTGTGGTCGAACCCGTCAAACATGTTCTCTGCCACGAGCTCACCACCTCCTTCCAGTGTTGTCAGTGTGTGTTCCACGGCCGCCAACTGCCGCTGCAAGCGCTCCTGCTGGCGGCGTAGCTCGGCCGCGTGCAGGCGCAGAGCGGCCGCTGATGCCGCGCGCCCTCGCGGTGACGACGCCGTCGCTGGTCCTTCGGCGGCGAGGACGTCCTGAATCTGCCGCACCGGCAACCCGAGTTGCCGCAGGAGCAGGATGCGCTGCAGGCGGAGCAGCGCGTCGTCGTCGTAGTACCGGTACCCGGTGTGTCCCACGCGCGACGGCGGCAGGAGGCCGACGTCGTCGTAATGCCGCAGGGTGCGGCTGGTGGTCCCGGCGAGCCGGGCCACCTCGGCAATGGGGTATTCGCGGTGCGTCATGCCTTCAGCGTAGAAGTTGACGCAGCGTCAAGGTCAAGGGGCCGGTAGGAAAGCTGGGAGATCCCTGTGTGTCCGGCGTCGCGCATTGTTGGCCCGGGCGCGCGGTGCCAAGGTTGAAATTATGTCGAACCCGTCTAAAAATCGATCGTCCGTGGCGTCTCGAGCCCTCGCCGGCTCCGCGATCGCCGTGCTCATGGGGGCCGTGGCCGGATGCGGAGCCACGGAAACGCCAGAGGAGGACAAGCAAGCTGTCCCGCACCACAGCTACGTCTCGCGGCCGGACCTCGCGCCGCCTGTGGTCGACGTGCGGGAGGATTCGGACGAGGCCTCGGACGGGTACACCTTCCTGACCCCGAATTTCGACACGGAACAGCCCAGCGATGGCGCCCTGATCCTGGACGCGGCGGGCGAGCCGGTGTGGATGGAGACCGCCGAGGACGATGACCTCGACGACGATATTTTTGACCTGCGCGTGCAGGAGTATCAGGGCGAACCGGTGCTGACCTACTTCCTCGGCAGCAGCCGCGAGGGGCGCGGCAACGGCGAGATCGTCATGCTGGACGAGTCCTACGAAGAGGTGGCCCGCGTGACCACCACGGCAGACGTCGGGGCCGGGAACGCCGACTTCCACGACACGGTGATTACCGAGGAGGGGACCATGCTGCTGGGCGCCTACGTGCCCAAGCAGCATGACCTGAGCGAGGTGGGCGGCCCCACCGACGGCTGGGTGGAAGACGCGGTCATTCAGGAGATCGACATTGAGACCGGCGAGGTCCTCTTCGAGTGGAGCGCCATCGAACACATCCCGCTGAGCGAGACGATGTTCGACTACGGGGACGAGGCGAAGAGCGCCGAGGAGGATGCCGAGGAGAACGAGGACGCCCCCGCGTTCCCGTCCGAGGAGTACCCGTACGACTACTTCCACATCAACTCCATCACGGAGGACGACGACGGCAACCTGCTGGTCTCCGCCCGCCACACCCACACCGTGTACAAGCTGAACCGGGACACCGGCGAGGTGGAATGGAAGCTCGGCGGAGCGGACAGCGACTTCGAGATGGGCGAGGGCGCCACGTTCTCGTGGCAGCATGACGCCAAGCGCTCCCCGGACGGGACGATCACCCTGCTCGACAACCACTCCCACGATCCGGGGGCCAAGGAATCCTCCCGTGGGCTGCGGCTGGAGGTGGATGAAGAGGCGATGACCGCTTCAGTTCACACTGAATACTTGCCGCCGGAGGAGCGCGTGGGCTTCGCCATGGCCAACCTGCAGGAGCTTGAGGACGGCACCGTCCACATCGGCTGGGGCATGGCTCCCCTGTTCTCCGAATACACCAACGAGGGTGAGCTGTTGCGGGACGTCTGCCACGGCTCGGACTGCTACGGCGAGGACTATAAGGGCAACGGAACCAGCTACCGCTCCTACACCTTCGAGTGGGAGGGCCGCCCGGCGACCTCGCCGGACGTCGTCGTGCAGGACGACGACGGGGCGCGCACGGCGTACGTCTCCTGGAACGGTGCCACCGAGGTGGCGCAGTGGCGGCTCGTCACCGGCGAGGACGAGGCCAGTGCCACTGCGGGCGAGGTCGTGGACCGCGAGTCCTTCGAGACCAGCCTGACGGTCCCGGACGAGGCCCAGTACGTGGCGGTCGAGGCGCTCGATGAGAACGGCGAGGTCCTCGGGACCGGCGTGGCCGAGGAAGCGGCGGCTCAGCAGTAGCCGCCGCGTGGCCGCGGGTCCGGCTAGCCCGCGGCGAGGGTCAGCAGGCGCGCCGCGGCCGGGAGCGCGGCCGCCTGGTCCTCAATGCGGGAGCGCGCAATGGCCTTGGATACGGCCTGGGCCGTGATCCCCAGCGCGGCGGCGATGTCCTTTTGTTGCCCGCGCACCCCGTGGGTGAAGAGGTCGACGACGGCCCATTCGGCCTCCGTCCGGTGGGCCACGAGGTGGCCGATCAGGCGGAGGACCGCTTGGGCTTCCTCGGCCTGATCGGCGGCGTTTCCGGCGACGGCGAGCGGCACCCGGTCCCCGGCCTTCTGTGCGGCGGTGACCGCGCGGCGGGCGTGAACGATGGCCGGGCCGCGCACGTCGTCGAGCTCGTCGGGCAGGGGCTCGTGCAGGCTGCCCGCGCCGATGCCGATGTTCCAGCGCTGCTGCCGGAGCGCCAGGAGTGCGGCGGTGATGGCGTGGGCCGGGTCGGAGACGATGCCGATGGCCTCATCCCCGACCGAGCGGTGGAACGCCAGCGCCGTCGGCACGTCGCGCAGGGCGCGGATCAGCTCGTCCACCCGGTCGCCCGCAGTCCTAGTGTCCCGCTGGTTGATCGTCACAACGTACATGCGCCTCAGTATGCCACCGGGGTGTCGCCGGATTCGGGGACCGGTGGGGAGCGATTTCAACAGTACATAGTTTTGTGTACTGTTGTCGGGTGGAGACCTTGACCGAAACGCATGCCCGCGCCGTGGCTCGCCTCGGCTACGCCCTGTCTGACCCGGGCCGGGCGCGCATTCTGGTGCGGCTGCGCGCTGGCGCGGCCACGCCGTCGGACCTGGTGGCGCTGCTCGGGGCCAGCAAGCAGGCCGTGTCCAACCACCTCGCGTGCCTGCGCGGGTGCGGGCTCGTCGAGGCCGAGCGGCAGGGGCGCAGCCAGCTATACCGGCTGACGTGGGACGGCCTCGCCCAGGCGATCGACGCACTGGCCGCGCTCACCCTGCAGGTTGACCCCCAGTGCTGCGGCCCCGACGGGTGCCGATGCCCATGAGACGGACACCCACGGCTGCTGCGCTGAGTCCCGAACGACGCCGCACGCTGATCCGGCGCATCCGCTGGATCGTCGCCGGAACCATCACCTACAACGTCATCGAGGCGATCGTCGCGCTCAGTGCCGGTGCCGCCGCGTCCTCCAGCGCGCTGCTGGGCTTCGGGCTCGATTCCATCGTGGAGGTGCTTTCCGCGGCCGCCGTCGCGTGGCAGTTCGCGGCCGCGGATCCCCAGCGACGGCAAAAGCCAGCCCTGCGGCTCATTGCGATCTCCTTCTTCGGCCTCGCCGGCGTCGTCGTTCTGGATGCGGTCCGCGCGTTCGCCGGTGGGGGCGAGGCCCAGCCGTCTGGCATCGGCATCGCCTTGGCCGCGGCGAGCCTCGCCGTGATGCCGCTACTGTCCTGGTTCGAGCGGCGGACGGGGCGCGAGCTCGGGTCCGCCTCCGCCGTCGCGGACTCCAAGCAGACGCTGATCTGTTCCTATCTCTCCGCCGCGCTGCTGATCGGCCTCCTGCTCAACGCGGTGCTCGGCTGGGCGTGGGCCGATCCCGTCGCGGCGCTGGCGATCGCCGGGTTTGCGGTGCGGGAAGGGCTGGAAGCCTGGCGCGGCGAGGCCTGCGCCCAGCCGGTCAGCCAGCTCGTCTCCACGGAGGAGCCGGCGGGCGGCTGCGGCTGCGGGCACTAGGCGTGCCTACCGCGCGGGCTCGACGGCGGGCAGTGGGCCCGTCTCCGGGCGCGCCGGGCTCAGGTCCACCACCGTCCAGCGTAGGAAGAATTGGGTCAGCGGGCCGATGAGGAGCGCATAGGCCACGGTGCCGACGCCGAAGATCCCGCCGAGCGTCCAGCCGATCGCCAGCACGCTGACCTCCACCACCGTGCGCACCAGCCGCATGCTGAGGCCCGTGCGCAGGTGCACGCCGGTCATGAGGCCATCGCGCGGTCCGGGGCCAAATTGGGCGCCGATGTAGAGGGCGCCGCCGAGCCCGTTGATCACGAGCGCCGCCGCGATCGCGGTCACCTGCCATGCGAGTGACTCGATCGGTGGAAGGAGCCACAGCGTGGCGTCCGCGGCGACCCCGATCCAGACGGCGTTGACGATGGTCCCCAGCCCGGGCCATTGCTTCAGGGGGATCCAGAGCAGCAGGACCAGGAGGCCGACCAGGATGATGATGGTGCCGATGCTCAGGGGCAGGCGCGTGCTGAGGCCGTAGTGCAGCACGTCCCACGGTGCCTGCCCCAGGCCGGCGCGGACGAAGACGGCCATGGCGACGCCGAACAGCGTGAGCCCCACCATCAGGTTGGTCAGCCGCAGGGCGAGTCGCCCGGCGCGGAGCTGCTGGAGGGGAGTGAGTGGGAGGAGCTGGGGGTGCGATGTCTGGGCCATGCCTCCACTCTGCGGCTTATTGGCCCTTGAAAAAATAGCCAATTCGAGCAGAATGGCTCTATGAGCACCGTCACGCCCAGCCGCCGGCTGGGCAGCCATCGCCTAGCGGCCATGCTGGGTTCTCCGGATGCCTCGCGGCCCGCGTATGCCTGGCTCGCCGACTCGATCCGCCAGCTCATCGCCAACGGCCGGCTGCTCCACGGCACGGCCTTGCCCAGCGAACGCCAGCTGGTCACCGCCCTCGGGCTCAGCCGTACCACCGTCTCCCGCGCCTACGCCGAGCTGCGCGACCGCGGCTACGCCAGCGCCCACGTCGGCGCCGGCACCATCGCTCAGGTTCCGGGCGGCCCCGTCGCCGGGGGCGGGGAGCCGCTGCCGTTGGGCGGATTCGGGCCGCACGGCGGCAGTCGGGGCGGGTCCGACGACGAGGGCACGCCGACCGCCGTCGACCTCACGTGCGCCGCGCCGTCGGCCCCCGTGGGGCTGGCCGAGGTCTACCAGGAGGCGCTCGATGAGCTTCCGGCCTACATCGGCGGGATGGGCTATTTTCCCCTCGGAGTGCCCGCCCTGCGGGAGGCCATTGCCGCCGATTACGCGGCGCGCGGCGTGCCCACCGATCCCGAGCAGATCGTGGTCACCGCCGGTGCGCTCGCCGGCGTGGCCGCGGCCGCCCGGCTCCTGCTGCGCCCCGGCGGCGTCGCGCTCGCCGAAAGCCCCACCTACCCCAACAGCGTCACCTCCTTGCGTCACCACGGGGTCCGGGTTGCCGCGGTCCCCATCACGGCGGAGGGGACCGACGTCGAGGCGGTCACCGGTGCCCTGCGCTCCAGCGGCGCCCGGGCCATGCTCTGCCTGCCGGACTTTCACAACCCCGTGGGGACGCTGGCGTCGAACGAGACCCGCGAGCGCTGGGTCGCCGCCTTGCGGGCCGCCGGAGCCACCGGAATCGTGGACGAGACCTGCGCCAAGCTGTGGCTGGACGAGGAGCCGGACGTGCTCCCGCTGGCCGCGTTCTCCCGTGACGTGGTGACCGTCGGCAGTGCGAGCAAGTCCCACTGGGGTGGTTTGCGGCTGGGGTGGATTCGGGCCCCGCACGCGCTGATCGGCGCGTTGGCGCGGGTGCGCATGAACCTCGACCTCGGGGCGCCCGTGCTGGACCAGCTGGTGCTCGCCCGGCTCATGCAGCGCTCCTCGTCGCTGGCACCGCACACGCGCCGGCAACTGCGCTCCACGCGGGATTTCGTTATCGAGCAGGCCGCAGACTTGCTGGCGGACTGGCGCGTCCGGCGTCCGGCCGGCGGGCTCTCGCTCTGGTTCGAACTGCCGGAGCCGGCCTCCACGCGACTCACGGCGGCGGCCGCGCGGCGCGGCGTCCTCCTAGCTCCAGGGTCCACGTTCGCGGTGGCCGATCACGGGCTCGAGCATTGGATGCGGATCCCGTTTGCCCAGTCGCAGCAGGAGCTGGAATGGGCGCTGCCACGGCTGGCCGAGGCGTGGGACGAGGTGCGCGGCCGTGCGCCGCTTACCGGCGTCCGCGGCTGATATCCACCACGCACCAGCGGAAGAAGAACTGCGTCAGGGGGCCGATCGACAGCGCGAACACCGCGGTGCCGACGCCCACCACGCCCCCGAGCAGCCAGCCGACGCCCAGGGCGGACAGCTCCATCAGGGTGCGGATCAGACGCACGCTGAGGCCTGTCTTGAAATGCAGACCGGTCATCAGGCCGTCGCGTGGGCCGCCGCCGTATTGGGCGCCGATGTACAGGGCGGTGCCGAGGGCCATGAGCACGGTGGCCACCGCCATGAGCGCGATCTTCACCGCCAGCGGGTCCGGGGTGGGCAGCCACCGGATGACGAGGTCTGCGACCGGCCCGACGGCGAACGTGTTGACCACGGTGCCGAGCCCGGGCCACTGCTTCATGGGAATCCACAGCAGCAGGATGACCAGGCCCACCAGCACAATGACCGTGCCAAAGCTGAGGCCGAGCCGGTTACTGAGGCCCTGATGCAGGACGTCCCAGGGGGAGACACCGAGCCCGGCTTGAACGAAGAGGCCCACTCCGGACCCCAGCAGCGCAATCCCACCCACCAAGTGCAGTAGCCGGCGGGCCGTCCGGGGCGCGCGGAGCTGCTGTAGCGGGGTCATCGGGATCAGGCGTGGGCGCGAGGAATCGGACACCCGCACTATTAAACGCTCCCCGCGGCCCAGAGACCATTTCGCTGCGTCACACCGTCGCCCCGCGAGAGTGGGCTGGTCTGTACACGCCGCGGGGCGGCGACCCGAAGGTCACCGCCCCGCGCAAGAAGGTCGTGAGCGACTAGCCCTTAAAGCGCTCGATCGAGGCGGCCAGCTCCGCCTCGGCAGCCTCGCGGCCCTGCCATCCCTCGGCCTTGACCCACTTGCCGGGCTCCAGGTCCTTGTAGCGGGTGAAGAAGTGCTCAATCTCCTTCAGCAGCCACTCGTCCACGTCCTCGAGCTCCTTGATGTGGTCGAAGCGCTTGTCGTCCGCCACGCACAGCAGCTTCGCGTCGCCGCCGCCGTCGTCCGTCATGTTGAACACGCCGATCGGGCGGGCCTCGACGACGACGCCCGGGATCAGGTCCACGCCCGGGATCCACACCATCGCGTCCAGCGGATCGCCGTCCTCACCCAGGGTGTTGTCGAAGTAGCCGTAGTGGGTGGGGTACTGCATC from Zhihengliuella flava includes the following:
- the yczE gene encoding membrane protein YczE, which translates into the protein MSDSSRPRLIPMTPLQQLRAPRTARRLLHLVGGIALLGSGVGLFVQAGLGVSPWDVLHQGLSNRLGLSFGTVIVLVGLVILLLWIPMKQWPGLGTVVNTFAVGPVADLVIRWLPTPDPLAVKIALMAVATVLMALGTALYIGAQYGGGPRDGLMTGLHFKTGLSVRLIRTLMELSALGVGWLLGGVVGVGTAVFALSIGPLTQFFFRWCVVDISRGRR
- a CDS encoding cation diffusion facilitator family transporter, which codes for MRRTPTAAALSPERRRTLIRRIRWIVAGTITYNVIEAIVALSAGAAASSSALLGFGLDSIVEVLSAAAVAWQFAAADPQRRQKPALRLIAISFFGLAGVVVLDAVRAFAGGGEAQPSGIGIALAAASLAVMPLLSWFERRTGRELGSASAVADSKQTLICSYLSAALLIGLLLNAVLGWAWADPVAALAIAGFAVREGLEAWRGEACAQPVSQLVSTEEPAGGCGCGH
- the yczR gene encoding MocR-like transcription factor YczR, whose product is MSTVTPSRRLGSHRLAAMLGSPDASRPAYAWLADSIRQLIANGRLLHGTALPSERQLVTALGLSRTTVSRAYAELRDRGYASAHVGAGTIAQVPGGPVAGGGEPLPLGGFGPHGGSRGGSDDEGTPTAVDLTCAAPSAPVGLAEVYQEALDELPAYIGGMGYFPLGVPALREAIAADYAARGVPTDPEQIVVTAGALAGVAAAARLLLRPGGVALAESPTYPNSVTSLRHHGVRVAAVPITAEGTDVEAVTGALRSSGARAMLCLPDFHNPVGTLASNETRERWVAALRAAGATGIVDETCAKLWLDEEPDVLPLAAFSRDVVTVGSASKSHWGGLRLGWIRAPHALIGALARVRMNLDLGAPVLDQLVLARLMQRSSSLAPHTRRQLRSTRDFVIEQAADLLADWRVRRPAGGLSLWFELPEPASTRLTAAAARRGVLLAPGSTFAVADHGLEHWMRIPFAQSQQELEWALPRLAEAWDEVRGRAPLTGVRG
- a CDS encoding arylsulfotransferase family protein, translating into MASRALAGSAIAVLMGAVAGCGATETPEEDKQAVPHHSYVSRPDLAPPVVDVREDSDEASDGYTFLTPNFDTEQPSDGALILDAAGEPVWMETAEDDDLDDDIFDLRVQEYQGEPVLTYFLGSSREGRGNGEIVMLDESYEEVARVTTTADVGAGNADFHDTVITEEGTMLLGAYVPKQHDLSEVGGPTDGWVEDAVIQEIDIETGEVLFEWSAIEHIPLSETMFDYGDEAKSAEEDAEENEDAPAFPSEEYPYDYFHINSITEDDDGNLLVSARHTHTVYKLNRDTGEVEWKLGGADSDFEMGEGATFSWQHDAKRSPDGTITLLDNHSHDPGAKESSRGLRLEVDEEAMTASVHTEYLPPEERVGFAMANLQELEDGTVHIGWGMAPLFSEYTNEGELLRDVCHGSDCYGEDYKGNGTSYRSYTFEWEGRPATSPDVVVQDDDGARTAYVSWNGATEVAQWRLVTGEDEASATAGEVVDRESFETSLTVPDEAQYVAVEALDENGEVLGTGVAEEAAAQQ
- the yczE gene encoding membrane protein YczE; translation: MAQTSHPQLLPLTPLQQLRAGRLALRLTNLMVGLTLFGVAMAVFVRAGLGQAPWDVLHYGLSTRLPLSIGTIIILVGLLVLLLWIPLKQWPGLGTIVNAVWIGVAADATLWLLPPIESLAWQVTAIAAALVINGLGGALYIGAQFGPGPRDGLMTGVHLRTGLSMRLVRTVVEVSVLAIGWTLGGIFGVGTVAYALLIGPLTQFFLRWTVVDLSPARPETGPLPAVEPAR
- a CDS encoding ArsR/SmtB family transcription factor; this encodes METLTETHARAVARLGYALSDPGRARILVRLRAGAATPSDLVALLGASKQAVSNHLACLRGCGLVEAERQGRSQLYRLTWDGLAQAIDALAALTLQVDPQCCGPDGCRCP
- a CDS encoding inorganic diphosphatase, which translates into the protein MSHDVTIEIPTGSRVKYEIDHETHRLRLDRVLFTPMQYPTHYGYFDNTLGEDGDPLDAMVWIPGVDLIPGVVVEARPIGVFNMTDDGGGDAKLLCVADDKRFDHIKELEDVDEWLLKEIEHFFTRYKDLEPGKWVKAEGWQGREAAEAELAASIERFKG